In one Salipiger abyssi genomic region, the following are encoded:
- a CDS encoding FecCD family ABC transporter permease, which translates to MVALTDPAGELTEAEAPRSRLARARRLHLWLALLLIAVALASLTVGATGVQLWDVARSLARGEELSRMERVVLMDIRLPRLVMGLAVGAALAVSGAVMQGLFRNPLADPGIVGVSAGAGLGAILAIVLGTLLPPALLGFAGAHLVPLAAFLGGWVSTILLYRVATRRGHTSVATMLLAGIALGALAGAVSGVLVYMADDSQLRDLTFWGLGSLAGASWTKLAAALPIILVTVAGASFLGRSLNALALGEATAAHIGIPVQRMKRLAILCVAGATGAAVAVSGGIGFVGIVVPHLLRLASGPDHRALLINSALLGAALLVVADMISRVIVAPAELPIGIVTAVLGAPVFLWILLRQRGVVDL; encoded by the coding sequence ATGGTCGCGCTCACCGACCCCGCAGGCGAGCTGACCGAGGCCGAGGCGCCGCGCAGCCGCCTCGCCCGCGCCCGGCGGCTGCATCTGTGGCTGGCGCTGCTGCTGATCGCGGTGGCGCTGGCCAGCCTCACCGTCGGCGCGACGGGCGTGCAGCTCTGGGATGTGGCGAGGAGCCTCGCAAGAGGCGAGGAGCTCTCGCGCATGGAGCGCGTGGTGCTGATGGATATCCGCCTGCCGCGCCTCGTCATGGGGCTGGCGGTGGGCGCGGCGCTTGCCGTCTCCGGCGCGGTGATGCAGGGGCTGTTCCGCAACCCGCTGGCCGATCCCGGCATCGTCGGCGTCAGCGCCGGCGCCGGCCTCGGCGCCATCCTCGCCATCGTTCTGGGCACGCTGCTGCCGCCGGCGCTGCTGGGCTTCGCCGGCGCGCATCTGGTGCCGCTTGCCGCCTTCCTCGGCGGCTGGGTCAGCACGATCCTGCTCTACCGCGTCGCCACGCGCCGGGGCCACACCTCGGTCGCCACAATGCTGCTCGCCGGCATCGCACTCGGCGCGCTTGCGGGTGCGGTCTCCGGCGTGCTGGTCTACATGGCCGATGACAGCCAGCTGCGCGACCTGACCTTCTGGGGGCTGGGCTCGCTCGCCGGCGCCAGCTGGACCAAGCTCGCCGCGGCGCTGCCGATCATCCTCGTCACCGTGGCCGGCGCGAGCTTTCTGGGCCGCAGCCTCAACGCGCTGGCGCTCGGCGAGGCGACCGCCGCGCATATCGGCATTCCCGTGCAGCGCATGAAGCGCCTCGCCATCCTCTGTGTCGCGGGCGCCACCGGCGCCGCCGTGGCGGTGTCGGGCGGCATCGGCTTTGTCGGCATCGTGGTGCCGCATCTGCTGCGCCTCGCCTCCGGTCCCGATCACCGGGCGCTGCTGATCAATTCCGCGCTGCTGGGCGCCGCTCTTCTGGTGGTGGCCGACATGATCAGCCGGGTGATCGTCGCCCCCGCAGAGCTGCCCATCGGCATCGTCACCGCCGTGCTCGGCGCGCCGGTCTTCCTGTGGATCCTGCTGCGGCAGCGTGGCGTGGTGGATCTCTGA
- a CDS encoding heme ABC transporter ATP-binding protein gives MVTATDLTVTLGRNTVLEGVDFHAAPGQLTAICGPNGSGKTTLLRALTGDLPFRGTVELNRQDIATLPAWALASIRGVLPQASALAFPFTALEVVEIGLARGRAGGDTRAALQALARVDLAHYASRPYQSLSGGEQQRVQLARVLAQVAEPIAEDGPRWLFLDEPVSALDIAHQLEVMQIARDFADAGGGVVAVMHDLNLTAMFADRIALLSRGHVLAAGPVAEVMTTDTLSRAYGCRLRVGAAPAPGTPFILPHAATLAAE, from the coding sequence ATGGTCACAGCAACCGATCTCACCGTCACGCTGGGCCGCAACACCGTGCTGGAGGGCGTCGATTTCCACGCCGCTCCCGGCCAGCTCACCGCGATCTGCGGCCCCAACGGCTCCGGCAAGACCACGCTGCTGCGCGCACTCACCGGCGATCTGCCCTTTCGCGGCACGGTCGAGCTCAACAGGCAGGATATCGCCACCCTGCCCGCCTGGGCGCTGGCCTCGATCCGGGGCGTGCTGCCGCAGGCCAGCGCGCTGGCCTTTCCCTTCACCGCTCTGGAGGTGGTCGAGATCGGCCTTGCCCGGGGCCGCGCCGGCGGCGACACGCGCGCCGCGCTCCAGGCGCTCGCGCGGGTCGATCTGGCGCATTACGCCAGCCGCCCCTACCAGTCGCTCTCGGGCGGCGAACAGCAACGCGTCCAGCTCGCCCGCGTGCTGGCACAGGTCGCCGAGCCCATCGCCGAGGACGGCCCGCGCTGGCTGTTTCTCGACGAGCCGGTCTCGGCGCTCGACATCGCGCATCAGCTCGAAGTCATGCAGATCGCCCGCGATTTCGCCGATGCCGGCGGCGGCGTGGTGGCGGTGATGCACGATCTCAACCTCACCGCCATGTTTGCCGACCGCATCGCCCTGCTGAGCCGGGGCCATGTGCTGGCGGCGGGGCCGGTCGCAGAGGTGATGACGACGGACACGCTGTCCCGCGCCTATGGCTGCCGCCTGCGTGTCGGTGCCGCACCCGCGCCCGGCACGCCCTTTATCCTACCCCATGCCGCCACGCTTGCGGCAGAATGA
- a CDS encoding antibiotic biosynthesis monooxygenase family protein, translating into MYLAMNRFTVPLENAADFEELWLSRESKLHENPGFVEFHMLKGPEEDGHILYASHTVWETEEAFRDWTRSDSFRAAHARAGDSRKLHSGAPKFEGFKTIQHIAQPA; encoded by the coding sequence ATGTATCTCGCCATGAACCGCTTTACCGTGCCGCTGGAGAACGCGGCGGATTTCGAGGAGCTCTGGCTCTCGCGCGAAAGCAAGCTGCACGAAAACCCCGGCTTCGTGGAATTCCACATGCTGAAAGGGCCGGAGGAGGACGGGCATATCCTCTACGCTTCGCACACGGTCTGGGAGACCGAGGAAGCGTTCCGCGACTGGACCCGCAGCGACAGCTTCCGCGCCGCCCACGCGCGCGCCGGCGACAGCCGCAAGCTGCATTCCGGCGCGCCGAAATTCGAGGGCTTCAAGACGATCCAGCACATCGCGCAGCCGGCCTGA
- a CDS encoding glutathione S-transferase family protein, with the protein MLVNGKWTSDWQPVQKADEKGRFVRQVSSFRNWITADGSAGPTGEGGFEAGAGRYRLYVAYICPWASRALMARSLKGLSDLIPVTVVNPVMTDQGWRFGGYPGADEDPLFASGYMHELYTRADDGFTGRATVPVLWDMKRNVMVNNESADIVRMFDTAFEHLVPSDLRLYPGDLAADIDALNPRIYDLLNNGVYKAGFASTQEAYDEAVEGVFAMLDELEVRLTGDFLFGERFTETDIRTFVTLIRFDAAYHGIFKTNRRQIADYPRLSAYMERILKLPGVRETVNMDHITRGYYSIKVLNPTGIRPTGPAHVAALLAG; encoded by the coding sequence ATGCTTGTGAACGGAAAATGGACCAGCGACTGGCAGCCGGTGCAGAAGGCCGACGAGAAGGGCCGCTTCGTGCGGCAGGTCTCCTCCTTCCGCAACTGGATCACCGCAGACGGCTCCGCCGGCCCCACCGGCGAGGGCGGGTTCGAGGCGGGGGCCGGGCGCTACCGGCTCTATGTCGCCTATATCTGCCCCTGGGCCTCGCGCGCGCTGATGGCGCGCAGCCTCAAGGGGCTTTCCGATCTCATCCCGGTCACAGTGGTGAACCCGGTGATGACCGATCAGGGCTGGCGCTTCGGCGGCTATCCCGGCGCCGACGAGGATCCGCTCTTTGCCTCGGGCTATATGCACGAGCTCTACACGCGGGCGGATGACGGCTTTACCGGGCGCGCCACGGTGCCGGTGCTCTGGGACATGAAGCGCAATGTGATGGTGAACAACGAAAGCGCCGATATCGTGCGTATGTTCGACACCGCCTTCGAACATCTCGTGCCCTCCGACCTGCGCCTCTACCCCGGGGATCTGGCCGCCGATATCGACGCGCTCAACCCGCGCATCTACGATCTGCTCAACAACGGCGTCTACAAGGCGGGCTTTGCCTCGACGCAGGAGGCCTATGACGAGGCGGTGGAGGGCGTCTTTGCGATGCTCGACGAACTGGAGGTGCGGCTGACCGGCGATTTCCTCTTCGGCGAGCGGTTCACCGAGACCGATATCCGCACCTTCGTGACGCTAATCCGGTTCGACGCGGCCTATCACGGGATCTTCAAGACCAACCGCCGCCAGATCGCCGATTACCCGCGGCTCTCGGCCTATATGGAACGGATCCTGAAACTGCCGGGCGTGCGCGAGACGGTGAATATGGATCACATCACGCGGGGCTATTATTCGATCAAGGTGCTGAACCCGACGGGCATCCGCCCCACCGGCCCGGCGCATGTGGCGGCGCTGCTGGCGGGCTGA
- the ygiD gene encoding 4,5-DOPA dioxygenase extradiol, whose product MSISQQLQKLKDGLKASDRMPVVFLGHGSPMNAIEDNAYSRSWAALGRTLPRPQAILVVSAHWMTRGSTLVNVQARPGTIHDFYGFPQELFEQQYPAPGAPELASEVVTLLASHHAEGDETWGLDHGAWSVLKFLYPGADVPVFQLSIDMAADLPQHVEIGRVLAELRHRGVLILGSGNVVHNLRAVRWGGGGAHDWAEEFDTLFAERLGAGDIATLADRAKLGKLLSVAHPSIDHYLPALSVAGAADEKDTLLFMNDSIDLGSISMRSFIYY is encoded by the coding sequence ATGAGCATCTCGCAACAACTGCAAAAGCTGAAAGACGGGCTCAAGGCCTCCGACCGGATGCCGGTCGTTTTCCTTGGCCATGGCAGCCCGATGAACGCCATCGAGGACAACGCCTATTCCCGCAGCTGGGCGGCGCTGGGCCGCACCCTGCCGCGCCCGCAGGCCATTCTGGTGGTCTCGGCGCACTGGATGACGCGCGGCTCGACGCTTGTGAACGTGCAGGCCCGCCCCGGCACCATCCACGATTTCTACGGCTTCCCTCAGGAGCTCTTCGAACAGCAATATCCCGCACCCGGCGCGCCGGAACTGGCGAGCGAGGTGGTCACGCTGCTGGCCAGCCATCACGCCGAGGGCGACGAGACCTGGGGGCTCGATCACGGCGCCTGGTCGGTGCTGAAATTCCTCTATCCCGGCGCTGACGTGCCGGTGTTCCAGCTCTCCATCGACATGGCGGCGGACCTGCCGCAGCATGTGGAGATCGGTCGGGTACTGGCCGAGCTGCGCCATCGCGGCGTGCTGATCCTGGGCTCGGGCAATGTGGTGCACAACCTGCGTGCCGTGCGCTGGGGCGGCGGCGGGGCGCATGACTGGGCCGAGGAGTTCGACACGCTCTTTGCCGAACGGCTCGGCGCTGGCGACATCGCCACGCTGGCCGACCGCGCCAAGCTCGGCAAACTGCTGAGTGTCGCCCACCCCTCTATCGACCACTACTTGCCGGCGCTGAGCGTCGCGGGGGCGGCGGACGAAAAGGACACGCTGCTCTTCATGAACGATTCCATTGATCTGGGGTCGATCTCGATGCGCAGCTTCATCTATTACTGA
- a CDS encoding DoxX family protein — MIDLKTAPHAALLLRLTTGALFVAHGLTKLLVFTPAGTAGFFESLGLPGWLGLATMVFEIGGGAALILGVATRAVAALSVPVLLGAAFTAHWGNGFGWSNQGGGWEYPVMWAAVMAALALLGDGAYALWPLKRR; from the coding sequence ATGATCGACCTGAAAACCGCCCCCCACGCCGCGCTGCTGCTGCGGCTCACCACCGGCGCGCTCTTTGTGGCGCACGGGCTGACCAAGCTGCTGGTCTTCACCCCCGCGGGCACCGCCGGCTTCTTCGAGTCGCTCGGCCTGCCGGGCTGGCTTGGCCTCGCCACCATGGTCTTCGAGATCGGCGGCGGCGCGGCGCTGATCCTCGGCGTGGCCACGCGGGCCGTCGCGGCGCTTTCCGTGCCGGTGCTGCTCGGTGCGGCCTTCACCGCGCATTGGGGCAACGGGTTCGGCTGGTCCAATCAGGGCGGCGGCTGGGAATACCCGGTGATGTGGGCCGCCGTGATGGCCGCCCTCGCGCTGCTCGGCGACGGTGCCTATGCACTCTGGCCGCTGAAGCGCCGCTGA
- a CDS encoding NADPH-dependent F420 reductase, protein MNIAIIGTGNIGSGLGRVIGRTSHGVVVSDQQGGTEAAAKLAAEGVRVQAADTATAIAEAEIVILATPYGASTQIAGANDFSGKIVVDLSNPVTEDFSGLQLGHDSSAAEEIAKLVGAPVVKAFNTVFAEHYAGDLTLGGRKIQTFVAGDDAEAKAKVIALAEDVGFEARDAGGLSNARYLEPLGYLNIAFGYLLGQGTGIAPAWLSA, encoded by the coding sequence ATGAATATCGCAATCATCGGCACCGGAAACATCGGCTCGGGCCTCGGCCGGGTCATCGGGCGCACCTCCCACGGCGTTGTGGTCTCTGACCAGCAGGGCGGCACCGAGGCCGCCGCGAAACTCGCCGCCGAGGGCGTGCGGGTGCAGGCAGCCGATACCGCCACCGCCATCGCCGAGGCCGAGATCGTCATCCTCGCCACGCCCTACGGTGCCAGCACCCAGATCGCCGGCGCAAACGACTTCTCCGGCAAGATCGTCGTCGACCTCTCCAACCCGGTGACCGAGGATTTCTCGGGGCTGCAACTGGGCCATGACAGCTCTGCTGCCGAAGAGATCGCCAAGCTGGTGGGCGCGCCGGTGGTCAAGGCCTTCAACACCGTCTTTGCCGAGCATTACGCCGGCGACCTGACGCTGGGTGGCCGCAAGATCCAGACCTTCGTCGCCGGCGACGATGCCGAGGCCAAGGCCAAGGTCATCGCTCTGGCCGAGGACGTAGGCTTTGAGGCGCGCGACGCCGGCGGGCTGTCGAATGCCCGCTATCTCGAACCGCTGGGCTATCTGAACATCGCCTTCGGCTATCTGCTGGGACAGGGCACCGGGATCGCACCGGCCTGGCTCTCGGCCTGA